DNA sequence from the Bacillota bacterium genome:
TGACCACGTCGGCCCCGGAGGGGTCGGGCGCTTCCTGGTAGCCCATTTCCTCCAGCATCCCGGCCAGACGCTCCGAGTCGTGCTCGTTCATCTGACAGCCGAAGGTCATCAAGCGATACTTCAAAGACCGACTCACCAGTCCTTCCGCCACCCCCAAGGAGGTGTCCAAATGTTCCAAGACCAGGCCGACCCGGGCGGTGGACGGCCGCCGCTGGACAACCAGGTCCTCGCCACCATCCGCCACCGCCGGAGCATCCGGGCCTACGCCGACCGCCCGGTCCCCGAGGAGGTCATCCAGGCCCTCCTCGAAGCCGCCCACTGGGCGCCGAGCGCGGTCAACTCACAGCCCTGGCAGTTCGTGGTGGTCACCGATCCTGAGCGGAGGCGGCGCCTGGGTAGCATTGCCCGTTTCTTCTTCGTCCGGTACCGTCACGTCGGCTCGGCCCCGGTGGTCATCGCCGTCCTTGGCCGGCCGACCGGCGACCGCTGGTATCAGATCGACTGCTCCCTGGCCGCCGAGAACCTCATCCTCGCCGCCGAGAGCCTCGGCCTGGGCACCTGTTACGTGGCCGGATTCTCGGTCCCCGCGGCCCGGCGCATCCTCGGCGTTCCCAAGGCCCTCGACATCCTCGGGCTGATCACCCTCGGTTACCCGGGCGAATCCCCGGCCCCGCCGCCCCGCCTGGAACTCAAGGAGGTGGTCCACCGCGAAGTCTACGACCCGCAGACGGCGGCCACCCTGACGAGCCGGCTAAGGAAGAGCGGCCTCTTGTCGCTCGGCAAGCGCCTGCACGGGCTGTTCCGGCGCTCAGGACGGCGGTGACCCGCCTCGCCACCATCAAGCCGGCCGGAAGGGTAACAAAGAAGAGCGCCCGAGGATGACCGACCGGACGGGTCCATCCCCGCCCGAAGTCACGGGCTCGGACGCCCGCCGGGGGCCCGGGCCGGCCCCGCTCCCCTACTCTCGCCGAGGCTTAGTCTTTCGACCAGCGCAAGGCTTTATCCTGCGGTCCGCGGCCCCGCGGCGAGGAGGAATTCCCGCCGATGGGGCCACTTCGAGGGCCTCCCGGTGATCGACGGCGGTCGCCTGGCCGGCGTGGTCACCATGTGGGACCTCTTGATGCGCTCCGTCGGCAAGGACCCGGCCTTCATCGGCCAGACCCCGATTAACGAAGTCATGAGTCCGTCATCCGGCTGCGGCCCACGGACGCCAAGAAGGTCGTCGACGACCTTCGGGCGAGCGGTGAGCGAGGACCGGGACGCAGCGGTGCCGGCGCCCGGACAGCCGACGAACCGCCCCGGGCCGGGGAGATGGGAAACGCGGCATGCGAAGAGGGAGCCCTGGAGGCTCCCTCTTAAATGTTCCCACCAGGTAGTCCTCTGGCCTCGATGGCCTTACCCCGGCGGCCGACCGGCTCACCCCGGCCGCCGCCTTCAGAACTCCCACAAGCGGGCCCAGAAGGACTTCTTCCGGTCTCGCCGGCTTTTCTGGGCAGTCAGCTCGTAGCGCAGCGACTGGACCTCTTGCTGGGTCCGAAGGAGGGTGTTGAGAAGGCGCTCGCGCTCTTCCCGTTGCTGCGCCTCCATCGCCTCCAGGTGGCCCACCAATTGGCCGACTCGCTCCATCAGCAGGCTCAAGTCCGCCAGGTCGGCATCGTAGACGGCCGGGACCTCGGAGACGGGCGTGGGCGTCGGGAAGGCGATGACCGCCGGCCGCGAACTGGCGGCGGCTTCAGCCGACGCGGCTGTCATCGTCGCCAGGGCTGCCTTGATATCCGTGTCACCGCTGCCGCCGCCGCGCATCTCGACGATCCGCTGCAGGCGCTCGTAGGCCCCAACCGTCAAATGCTTGGCCGGGACATCTAGGCCGGCTTGGACCGAGACGATCTCGGTCTCGAAATCAGCCAAGATGGATCGGAAGACTCGCGGCGTCAGGTTGAGAAGGACGCACGCTTCTTCGTAAGACACGAACTCCTTGAGACCGCCACCCATCCCCAGGCCTCCCTAAACGCCCTTCCTGACCAATAGCGACCGCCGGGTCCCACCCCATCATATTGTGCTTTCTACACCTGGCGACACCTTTCCTCCGTCTTCGCATAGCTCCATAGGGCCGCCGGAAAACTATCGATGCGGCACGACGGACCCTCCCAAGGTGGTTCAGAATCGAGCGCTGATGGAGGCAGGCCATGAAAGGGCGCCGGCAGATGATCATCCTCAGCCTGGTCGCGGCCCTGGCGGTTACGACGGCGGTGTTCTATGGGGTCACTTACGGCCCGCTCTCCCCGGGACCTCGGGGCGAGGGCGAACGAGCCCGAGGCTACACCGAAATCCTCGACGAGGACCGTCAAGTCCTTCTCCGCACCGGACTGGCCGTGGCCGTCGGCGATCAGCTGATCACTGCCGGCGACTCAATGTACCGGGTCATCCGCGTCTTGGGCCGGACGGCCGTAGCTCGCCTGGTGTCCAAGGCCGGAAGCCTCGACTCGACCGGCGGCTGGGCCCCGCCGAGCCAGGCGGCGTCAGGCCCCCAGCCCGCGACGGAGCCGACCCCAAGCCCGATACCGGCGCCTCAGCCCGCCCCCACCCCCGTCCCGGGGCCCGGTCAGCCGGCGACCCCAACCGGGCCGAGGGCCGTCGTCGTCTACCACACCCACTCCGACGAATCCTATACCCCGGACGACGGGGCCCCCGTCATCCCGGGCAACGGCAGCATCTTCGAAGTCGGGGCCACCTTCGGCACGGCCCTGCGGGCGAACGGCTATGTTGTCGTCGGCGACCCGACCCGCCATGACCCCCACGACAACCAGGCCTACATTCGCTCCCGGCGGACGGCCTACCAGGACATCCAGATGTACAACCCGTTCGCCCTCTTCGACCTCCATCGCGATTCGGCCCCGGCCTCCGACTACCTGCGGACCGTGGCCGACCAGCAGATCCAACAAGTGATGATCGTCATCGGGCGCCAGAACCCGACCATGGTCGCCAACCTCTATGTAGCCACGCAGATCAAGGCCACCGCCGACAGCCTCTATCCCGGCCTGGTCAAGGCGATCTACATGGGCCGCGGCCTCTATAATCAGGACCTGATGCCGACGGCACTGCTGTTTGAGTTCGGTACCGAGACCGCCCCGCGGGGGACGGCCGACAATGCCGCCCGGCTCTTCGCCGATGTCATCGCCAGAGCCTTCACGGCGACCACGACCCCCTGAGGGTCGGCGGCGACGCCGGCCGGCCATTGTCCGGACCAGCCGCACTTTCCACCGGAAGCCTTTGAAGAATGTTCTAGCATGGGTTTTGTTCGGCCGGCTAATAATACAATTGACTTCTAGAGGCCTGGAGGTGAAAACATGGCTCAAGACAACGATGACCTTCTCGTTCCCCAGGCCGACAGCGCCCTGAAGGACCTCAAGTTCGAGGTCGCCAGGGAGGTCGGAGTGGCCCAACGAGCGGGCTCGGGCACCGGCCTGACCCAGCAGAACTATGACCAAGTGCTCGACAAGTTCAAGAATGAGATCGCCGGGGAGATCGGCATCCTCGATGAAGTGAATCGTCGCGGCTGGGCCGACATGCCCTCGCGCCAGTGTGGACGGGTCGGCGGGTTGATGGGCGGGGCCATCGGCGGCCAGATGGTCAAGCGAATGATCGCCCTGGCCGAAGAACACCTCAGAGCCGGAACCAAGGTCTGATGTCCGGGACGCGAACAACGACGGCGCACCGCCAATGAGCGGAGCGCCGTTCTCTTATCGTCCACCAGGTCGCTTCGGGGAGTCTCCTTGGCGGCGCACGCGGACCGTCACTCCGCCCCGCAGGCGATAGAGGCGCCCGGGCAATTCCCCGAGCCGTCTTTCCTCCCAACCCCGCAGGATCGAAAGGTAAGTGGCGGCTTCCTCCTCGAGGTCAGCCGGGTCGACCCGGACAAACGAAAGATGGGCGAGGGGCGGCCGTTGGGCGGCCACCCGGAGGTGGGCCCGCCCGATGACGGCGATCTTCGGGTAGCCGCCGGTCGTATGGTGACCGGCCAGAAGGCAGACCGGCCGCCCATCCCGAGCCACCTGCACGGCCCCGGCGATCAGGCCGTCGGAGACGATGTCCGCACGTTCGGGGCTGACCGCCGGACCGTTCAGACGAAGCCCCATCCGGTCGGACGAGGGCGCGACCTGGTAGACCGAACGGTAGAAGCGGGCGAGCGCGGCGGGGGAAAAATGGTCGGCCTGCGGCCCGTCGGCGGCCGCGACCACCTCGCGGTCGAGGTAGTCGGCCGGGCTCTCCTGGCCCGGGGGGAGCATTTGCTCAAGACTCAAGGCCAGGCGGTCCAGGCGCGCCTGGGTCACGGCGCCTCCGGCCACCGGGAGGGCGTCGCCCGCCTTGACCGCCCGCCCCTCTCGCCAGCCCAGCCTGGCTCGCGGATCCGAGGACCGGCTGCCAAGGCTGACGGGCACGTCCAGACCCCCGGAGACCGCCAGATAGGCCCGACAACCCCGAGCTACGGGCCGGAAGCGCAGGGTCTGACCGGCCCGGGCCGTGATCCCCCGCCAGCTCGGGATGGTTCGTCCGTCCAGTTCCAGCCCCAGGTCGGCCCCACTCACCGCAAAGCTGATCGACCGGCGGAACCGAAGTTCCGGTCCGGCCAGGGTGATTTCCAGACCGGCCGCCCCGGGTTCGTTATCGACCAGGAGATTAGCCGCTCGTAAGGCGAAGCCGTCGGCCGCCCCCCCCGGACCCAGACCGTAGCGGGCGTAGCCTGGTCGCCCAAGGTCCTGAATGGTGGTGAGAAGCCCCGCTGCGATGACCTCGATGCGACCCTCGGTCACCTCGGCTCACCCCCGGCCCGGTCGGCCTTCCGGCCCTGGGCCGAGGCCGCGACAGATTCCACCGGGCAAAAGCGCACCCGGTCTCCCGGCTCGAGCAGCGAAGGCCTGTCCCGCCCCGGGTCCCACAGGACCAGTGGAGTCCAGCCGATGATTCGCCACCCGCCCGGGCTGGTGCTCGAGTAGATCCCGGTCTGCCCGCCGGCGATGCCCACCGCCCCCGCGGGCACCGTGGTCCGGGGACTCGCCAGGCGGGGCACGTTCAGCTCCGGAGGCAGTCCGGCCAGGTAGGGAAAGCCCGCCTGAAAACCGAGCATGGCCACAGAGTAGTCGGCCCCGCTATGTCGCCGAATGACCTCACTCTCAGAGAGCCGACAGTGCTCAGCCACGTCGGTCAGGTCGGGACCATGGCTGCCGCCGTAGGTGACCGGGACGACCAGGGTCGGTCGAGCCCCCGACCTTCGCCGGCGCTCCAGTCGCACCTGTTCGACCCAGCGACGGAGGGCGGTCGACGAGAGGATGCTCGGGTCGTAGACCACGGATAGTGAGCGGTAGGTGGGGATGACCTCGATGATCCCCGGTGGTCCGGCGGAGATCATGGCGTCGTCCAGCGCCCCCACCGCGACCAGGGCGTCGTCCTCGATGCCATCGGCGAACTCCACCGTCAGCGCGCCGTCGCCCAATGGCAACAGCCTCGGCCGGTCATACATCACGGGGCCGTCTCCGACTTTCGTTGAAGGCCAACGATCCTGACCCCGGCGGCCTCCAGACGGGTCCTGACCGCCGCGGCCAGAGCCGGGGCCCCGGCCGTATCGCCGTGGATACAGATGGTGTCCGCCCGGACCCGGATGCAGCCACCGTCGATGGCTGAGACCCGGCCCTCTCGGATCATCCTCAGGGCCCGCTCGGCGACGATCGGCGGTTCGGTGACCAGGGCCCCGGGCAGCTCCCTCGGCGCGAGGCGGCCGTCACTCAGGTAGGCTCGGTCGGCGAAGACCTCCTCGACCACCCTCAGGCCCTCCTCCCGGCCGACCGCACCGAGCTCGGAGCCGAATAGGCCGACCAGGGCCAGGTGGGGATCGACCGACTTGATCGCCCGGGCCACAGCCCGGGCCAATGACTTGTCCCGGGCAGCCTGGTTGTAGAGAGCCCCGTGGGGCTTGACGTGGGTCAGCTCGACACCTTCTGCCCGGGCCACTCCGGCCATGGCCCCGACCTGGTAGACGACCAGGTCCTCGACCTCGGACGGGTCGACCTTCATCTCCCGCCGCCCGAACCCGACCAGGTCCGGATAGCCCGGGTGGGCCCCGACCGAGACCCCCCGGTTCCTGGCCAACGCCACCGTCCGTCGCATCTGGCTCGGGTCTCCGGCATGGAAGCCACAGGCCACGTTGGCTGACGAGACCACGGCCAGCAGCGCTTCGTCGGCGCCAAGGCGGTAGCGGCCGAAACCCTCCCCCATATCACTGTTCAAGTCCACCCGCAGCACACGGTCCACCGTCCCTTGACCATCCTTCGACCCGGCCCGCTACGAGATTCCATCCGGAAGCTTGAAAAGCCTGCCCCTGGTGCGCTTTTTTGCCAGGTATGGCCAGCCGGCGCGGATCCCAAGACTAAAGCTCACAGGACCCGGACACCCGCCGCAAAGGTTCCGCCGGGGCCGGAATCTCTCCATCGAGGTGGTCAGGTAGTGATGTTCAGACGATGGGCGACCAGGCCACCCAAGGCCGGCGGCGCCCACCCGGTGACTCAAGAAAAGATCACCACGGGCCAACGGCTGGACCCCAAGGAGAAGCGTTTCCTCCTCGAGATGCACCGCAACGCCGTCCAGGACGAAGAATTCGCCCTGTTTGAGGAGCCTATCTCCGGTTGGTGGTCGAACGACTGGGTCATCGACCAGGAAGACCCCCGCCTCGACGACCCTTAGGACACGATGGTAGGTGGACACTCAAGGCCGGCGCGAGCGCGCCGGCCTTGACTTCACCGCGATGATCAATCAGGTAGTCCGCGGGCCGGCTTCCCTGACCTCGCTTGGCGAGCGGTCCAGGACCACCGGGGTGGCCGACTCCTCGCCTTCGATCGGTGGGGGCGGGAGAGCCCCTCCGACCTGAATCAACCGAGCCATCTGGCGGCACATCCGGCGGAGCCGTTCGTTCTCCTCCTTGAGGCGGGCCCCACGCTCGCGGCGGTCGTGGTCCATCGCCACCAGGAGGTCCATCAGCACCCTCCGGCTGAACCTCAGGCTCTGGACCTGATCCTCGAGCGTCCGCAAGCGGACCAGGAGCCGTTCGACGGAATCCTCGGATGCCGCTTCGGGCACGTTCGTCACTCCCCTCGCCAACCTCTACAGCTTATTATAGCTGGCAAGGGTTGACCCTATTCGGGCGGCCGTGACCCCGGCCCCCTCACCCCCACCGCGACCCTTCAGAACTCGGTGACGCCGGTGAAGGTGAAGCCCATCACGGTCGGCCTTCGTCCGACCGACGGTCTTCCAGCTCCTTGATGACCTCGTCCCCGACCCGGACACCGCCGATGGGAGCCCGCCCCGGAAAGCCCGGGCCGTGGGCATCGGAACCCCCGGTGACGACCAGACCGTAACGCCGAGCCATGGCCACATAACGCCGGGTCTGGCTTCGCGAGTGCTCCGGATAGCGGGCCTCGAGGCCGGCCAGGCCGGCGGCCACGAGCGGGGGGATGATCGAGTCGTCACCGATCAATCCCGGGTGGGCGAGCACGGCCACGCCACCGGCCGCCCGGATCAGCCGGACGGCCTCCTCCGGCGAAAGCTTGTAGCGTTCCACATAGGCCGGTTTACCGATCCCGAGATAGAGCCGGAAGGCCTCGCGGACCGATCCCGCATACCCCGCCTCGACCAGGACCTGAGCGATGTGGGGACGACCGAGCGGGCCGCCGCCGGCGATCTCCCTGACCCTGGTGAACGAGACGGGCAGGTTCAACCTGACCAGCCGGTCCAGGATCAAGCGGGCCCTCTCGTACCGGGCCGTCCGTAACCGCTGCAACTCGGCCTCCAGGGCCGGGGAGGACGGGTCGAAGAGGTATCCGAGGACGTGCACTTCGCGCGTTCTGTCGGCGATGGTCGTATCCGTGTTGACCTCGACTCCCGGGACGACGCGCAGTCCTCCCCCGGAGGCTCGAGCCGCCTGGGTCGCCTCGGGCAGACCGGCGGTGGTGTCGTGATCGGTCACCCCAATGGCCGTCAGCCCAGCCGCGACAGCCGCCCTGACGGCCTCGGAAGGGGTCAGCGTTCCGTCGGAGGCGGTCGTGTGCACGTGCAGGTCGGCTGGCATTACTTGGCCGACTCGGCCAGCCAAGCCAGGGTTCGGACGCCGAACCCGGTCGCCCCTTTGGGGGTATGGGCCTGCTCCGTCGAGGTCAGAGCCAGGCCGGCGATGTCCAGGTGGACCCACGGCGAATCGCCGGCGAACTCGCCAATGAAGTGGGCCCCGGTGATCGCCCCGCCCGGCCGGCCGCCGCTGTTCTTGATCTCCGCCACATCGCTCTTGAGAAGATCACGGTATTCGCGGTCAAGGGGCATCCGCCAAACCTTCTCCCCCGCCTTCGCGGCCGCCTCCTCGACCTCGGTGGCCAGCCGGTCGTCATTGGCGAAGAGACCTGCCCTCACGTTTCCCAAGGCGACCACGCAGGCCCCGGTCAGGGTGGCCAAGTCGACCAGCCGCTTCGCCCCAAGGCTCCTGGCATAGGCCACGGCGTCGGCCAGGATCATCCGGCCCTCAGCATCGGTGCTGATGATCTCGATGGTCTTCCCGTTCATCGCCCTGACCACGTCGCCGGGCCTGGCGGCGTGCCCTGAAGGCATGTTCTCCGTGGCCGGGACGACCGCGATGACCTCGACCGCCGGCTTCAGGCCGGCAACGGCCTGCATCGCCCCGAGTACGGCGGCCCCGCCGGCCATGTCTGCCTTCATTGCCTCCATTCCCTCGCCCGCCTTCAGCGAGATCCCACCGCTGTCGAAGGTGAGACCCTTGCCGACAAAGGCGAGGGGGCCGCCGGCCGCCCGGCCCTCGCTCGGGCGATAGCGCAGGACGATGAGCTTGGCCGGTTCGTCGCTGCCCCTGGCGACGGACAGGAAGGCCCCCATGCCCAGCCGCTCACAATCGGCCTTCTCGAGGACTTCGAGCTCCAATCCCTGGCGGGCGATGTTGGCGGCCACCTCGGCCAGAGCCGTCGGGGTGATCAGCTTGGCGGGCCGGTTGACCAGGTTTCGGGCCAAGGCGGTGGCCTCCGCGAGGACCTGCCCGTGCCGGACACCGGCCTCGACGGCGGGGATCTTGGTCTCATTGTGCTCGACGACGAT
Encoded proteins:
- a CDS encoding PHP domain-containing protein; translated protein: MPADLHVHTTASDGTLTPSEAVRAAVAAGLTAIGVTDHDTTAGLPEATQAARASGGGLRVVPGVEVNTDTTIADRTREVHVLGYLFDPSSPALEAELQRLRTARYERARLILDRLVRLNLPVSFTRVREIAGGGPLGRPHIAQVLVEAGYAGSVREAFRLYLGIGKPAYVERYKLSPEEAVRLIRAAGGVAVLAHPGLIGDDSIIPPLVAAGLAGLEARYPEHSRSQTRRYVAMARRYGLVVTGGSDAHGPGFPGRAPIGGVRVGDEVIKELEDRRSDEGRP
- a CDS encoding nitroreductase family protein, which encodes MFQDQADPGGGRPPLDNQVLATIRHRRSIRAYADRPVPEEVIQALLEAAHWAPSAVNSQPWQFVVVTDPERRRRLGSIARFFFVRYRHVGSAPVVIAVLGRPTGDRWYQIDCSLAAENLILAAESLGLGTCYVAGFSVPAARRILGVPKALDILGLITLGYPGESPAPPPRLELKEVVHREVYDPQTAATLTSRLRKSGLLSLGKRLHGLFRRSGRR
- a CDS encoding alpha/beta-type small acid-soluble spore protein; the protein is MAQDNDDLLVPQADSALKDLKFEVAREVGVAQRAGSGTGLTQQNYDQVLDKFKNEIAGEIGILDEVNRRGWADMPSRQCGRVGGLMGGAIGGQMVKRMIALAEEHLRAGTKV
- a CDS encoding 5-oxoprolinase subunit PxpA; the encoded protein is MDRVLRVDLNSDMGEGFGRYRLGADEALLAVVSSANVACGFHAGDPSQMRRTVALARNRGVSVGAHPGYPDLVGFGRREMKVDPSEVEDLVVYQVGAMAGVARAEGVELTHVKPHGALYNQAARDKSLARAVARAIKSVDPHLALVGLFGSELGAVGREEGLRVVEEVFADRAYLSDGRLAPRELPGALVTEPPIVAERALRMIREGRVSAIDGGCIRVRADTICIHGDTAGAPALAAAVRTRLEAAGVRIVGLQRKSETAP
- a CDS encoding leucyl aminopeptidase, which translates into the protein MKVKVWRGSITEVKADAVIINLFEGVKRPGGATGAVDQALGGAISRLAEAGELTGQEKEAVVVYSLGRLPATKVVVAGLGPSSGFDLEGVRRAAGWAMKAAARGGCRTVATIVHGAGIAGLEAGAAAEATVIGSLLASYSFRELKSAKESAPHGVEELIVVEHNETKIPAVEAGVRHGQVLAEATALARNLVNRPAKLITPTALAEVAANIARQGLELEVLEKADCERLGMGAFLSVARGSDEPAKLIVLRYRPSEGRAAGGPLAFVGKGLTFDSGGISLKAGEGMEAMKADMAGGAAVLGAMQAVAGLKPAVEVIAVVPATENMPSGHAARPGDVVRAMNGKTIEIISTDAEGRMILADAVAYARSLGAKRLVDLATLTGACVVALGNVRAGLFANDDRLATEVEEAAAKAGEKVWRMPLDREYRDLLKSDVAEIKNSGGRPGGAITGAHFIGEFAGDSPWVHLDIAGLALTSTEQAHTPKGATGFGVRTLAWLAESAK
- the spoIIP gene encoding stage II sporulation protein P is translated as MKGRRQMIILSLVAALAVTTAVFYGVTYGPLSPGPRGEGERARGYTEILDEDRQVLLRTGLAVAVGDQLITAGDSMYRVIRVLGRTAVARLVSKAGSLDSTGGWAPPSQAASGPQPATEPTPSPIPAPQPAPTPVPGPGQPATPTGPRAVVVYHTHSDESYTPDDGAPVIPGNGSIFEVGATFGTALRANGYVVVGDPTRHDPHDNQAYIRSRRTAYQDIQMYNPFALFDLHRDSAPASDYLRTVADQQIQQVMIVIGRQNPTMVANLYVATQIKATADSLYPGLVKAIYMGRGLYNQDLMPTALLFEFGTETAPRGTADNAARLFADVIARAFTATTTP
- the pxpB gene encoding 5-oxoprolinase subunit PxpB, with amino-acid sequence MYDRPRLLPLGDGALTVEFADGIEDDALVAVGALDDAMISAGPPGIIEVIPTYRSLSVVYDPSILSSTALRRWVEQVRLERRRRSGARPTLVVPVTYGGSHGPDLTDVAEHCRLSESEVIRRHSGADYSVAMLGFQAGFPYLAGLPPELNVPRLASPRTTVPAGAVGIAGGQTGIYSSTSPGGWRIIGWTPLVLWDPGRDRPSLLEPGDRVRFCPVESVAASAQGRKADRAGGEPR
- a CDS encoding biotin-dependent carboxyltransferase family protein — encoded protein: MTEGRIEVIAAGLLTTIQDLGRPGYARYGLGPGGAADGFALRAANLLVDNEPGAAGLEITLAGPELRFRRSISFAVSGADLGLELDGRTIPSWRGITARAGQTLRFRPVARGCRAYLAVSGGLDVPVSLGSRSSDPRARLGWREGRAVKAGDALPVAGGAVTQARLDRLALSLEQMLPPGQESPADYLDREVVAAADGPQADHFSPAALARFYRSVYQVAPSSDRMGLRLNGPAVSPERADIVSDGLIAGAVQVARDGRPVCLLAGHHTTGGYPKIAVIGRAHLRVAAQRPPLAHLSFVRVDPADLEEEAATYLSILRGWEERRLGELPGRLYRLRGGVTVRVRRQGDSPKRPGGR